atctcgaactcctgacctcaggtgatccacccacatcggcctcccgaagcgctgactgaggcctgagccaccacacccggtggagagttttctctttattctatTTCTACAACTTGAAGGAGAAAATAgatctgaacttttaaaaatccattgcctgccttctttcttctCAGGAGTTTGACCGCTGGGCCCAGTAAGATGCCAAGAGGCACAGGGCagagaggggagggcaggaagCCCAGGGGCCTTTGTCTCCCTGTGCCCTGGCGCTGTGCTGGTCACTCCTGACTTCTTAGACAGAGGAGTCCGTCATCAGGGGGCTGCTGGAAAGAGGAAGGCCCGGAGTGGGCCATGGGTGGCGTGGCCCAGTGGGGCTGCGGAAGAGCTCACTTCTCGCCCCGCCTTCAGCCCTGATGTACGCCAGCATCTTCGGGAATGTGTCGGCGATCATCCAGCGCCTGTATTCGGGCACCGCGCGCTACCACACGCAGATGCTGCGGGTCAAGGAATTCATCCGCTTCCACCAGATCCCCAACCCGCTGCGCCAGCGCCTGGAGGAGTACTTCCAGCACGCCTGGTCCTACACCAACGGCATTGACATGAACGCGGTGAGCCCCGCCGCTCCGGCTAATGCCCTAGGGGGAGCCAAGGTCCCGCGGGGGCGGGGCATCCCCAgagccctccccaccctctcctcaAGCCCTACTCAGGCCGCGCCCCGCTGGACTGGGCCACCCGCCTTCCAGGTGCTGAAGGGCTTCCCCGAGTGCCTGCAGGCCGACATCTGCCTGCACTTGCACCGCGCGCTGCTGCAGCACTGCCCGGCTTTCAGCGGTGCCAGCAAGGGCTGCCTGCGCGCCCTAGCTGTCAAGTTCAAGACCACGCACGCGCCACCTGGGGACACGCTGGTGCACCTCGGCGACGTGCTCTCCACGCTCTACTTCATCTCCCGAGGCTCCATAGAGATCCTGCGCGACGACGTGGTCGTGGCCATCCTAGGTAGGTCAGGCAGAGTGGACCAGACCGGTGTTGGGGATTGGATGGAAGGAGGCAGGATGGGAGACGCCCTGCCTGGGCCACCCTCTTCCTGATGAAGATTTTACTTTTACCGGCCAGCCACATGCAGAGCTTGTGCCTGGGAGAGCTTTATACCCAGCTCCCTGAATCCTTAAAACAACCCTCTGCCAGAGGTCCCATTTTCCTGagagggaagttgaggctgaGGGAGATCATCCTAATCTGTGGCCAGGCAGGAATTCCAGGGCTGCCAGTGTGACTCAGAAGCCCAGGCAGACCTTCCTACCTTCTTCCACTCTTAGGGAGTTCAGGGAGAAAGGCCAAGGGTCTCTCTGGGTGGAGGGGGATGCCATGGCTGGGGACCCCAGTCTCATTCAGTGCAGACACAGGGATAGCCAGACACTTTGGAGGAAGGATATAGCACTGGGCAGGGGGACAGACAGGTCACAAGCAGCCTCTGCCACAtgcctgctgtgtgaccttaggcaagtcacttaacctctctgagcatcaCCGGGTCTTCTCCTTGATTCTCATCTTCCTTGCCTACCCCATGACTTCATCTCCACCCCAACTTCAGCCTTGCCCTCCTTTAGTCCCCATGACCTGGCTATCCTCCAGCCCCTCTGGACAGACTCCCCTCGggcttccctgcccctcctcttcctctggccTGCTGGTGCTCtgctctcttctcccctcctACCCGACACCCTCCCATGGGCCTGCTCCTTGCACCCACGGCCTCAGTCTTCCCCTTGCCACAAGGATCCCCAGAGCTCTGTCCTGGCCCCACTCTCTCCTTAGACCACAACATTCCACTTCTCTAGGCATAGCCACGCTAGTATTCTATAAGCAGATCAAACTCAATGTATCCCAACCTGAAATCATCACCTTTCCTCAAAACCAGCTCCTTCAGCTTCCCCATCCCTGTGAACAGTCTGCCCATTTCCCGTGCCACAGTCAGCCAAGGGGTCATCCTACTTTGCTGCTGCCCACTGCCCACCAGTCAGACTCGTCCATACCTCTCCATCTCACACCTGTCTCCCTGTCCCTGCCTGGATCCAGCCTTCCTTGTGTCCTTCCTGGAAAGGTGTTGGGAACTCCTTTCCCATGGCCCTGCATCTGGTCTACTCCCATGCTCATCTTCTACCTTCTGCCAGTGACCTGAAATAGACATCTGTCCATTTGCCTCTTTTGCTCAAGATCCCTCCACAGTTCCCCATGGTCCATGCATGCATGTGCAGTTCTCCCAATCCCACCACCCTGTCCTGCCAGCCTCCCCCTGTTACTTCATGCTCCAGCCAGACTAAGCGTTCTCTAAATCTGTGCCCTCGCACATGTTTCCACTCTGCCTGGAGCACCCTACCCTGTGCTAGTCTGGCAGATCCCAGTTGTCCTCCAAGGCTGGGCTCAGGCATAGGTTTCTGCCTGAGACCTTCTCTCACTCCCAGCCTACCTTAGAAGTGCTGTCCCTGTGGGAGGGatgataattattataaataattaagaaGTCAATCCAATTTAAGTTTCAGTTAGAGACATGAAACCTCTGATTTTGTCCTGAGTGGAAATAGACATTAGATCAGAATCCTTCATCTACTGGAAAACCATCAAGTTATAATGTTGCCCAGATTTCAAGCTTAAGGGTTTCACGTGTGACCCTGGTGAGCCCCCTCCTCTGTGAATGCCCTTTGATCCTGTTCTCTTGCGGGGACATGGCCAGGCTTCCACCCATCCCTCTGTCTGTGCTAAACTGTTAGTGCTGCTTGCACAGTGTCACCAGGCTAAGGACGCTGGACTTTTCCTGGGGGAGTGGGAATCAAAGCAGTCATGCTCTGTGGCAACCCAGCCCTGGGCTCTCCACCCCTGAGTCCTGACAGTGCAGTGCTGACCACATGCTGTTTCTTCTGCCCCGATTGCCCTTCTCATGGGGACGGTCTTTGTTTCTCTCAATACAGCCCCCATTTCACTTCCTCTGCAAGGCCCCACCTTTCTGCCCCAGCCATCCCTAGCAGGAAGAGCCTCTCCCTCCTCCGTGGCCCCATAGCTTTTGATTCTCCCTGTTTCTAGGGCTCCAAAGATCATGCTGTAAACTTGTTGGCTGCTTATGTACCTGTCTTGCAGGGATTTGAGGGGCTCTTTGTGGGTGGCATAACATcttatatttatacttatatttatattCCTTGGCCAGCACAGCATCCGGCACCAGGAGGGCCCAGTACCCTTGCCGCATACCTGAGTATCACCCATGTCTACCCTGGGACATCCTTCCCCCTTGCCTTGCATGGACCTAGTCAGTTGCctcttgtttgttttggtttggtttggtttttgtttttttgtatggaatctcactctgtcgcccaggctggaaagcagtggcatgatctcagctccctgaaatctccacctcctgggctcaagtgattctcctgcctcagccttccgagtagctgggattacaggccaccatacctgctaatttttgttttagttaggtttttttagtggagatgggattttaccagttggccaggctggtctcaaactcctgacctaaaataATCCCCCGGCTCccgtcccccaaagtgctggggttacaggcatgagccgctgtgctcGGCCGCCTCTTGCTTTTTGAGTCACTTGCTCAAGCTCACCTCATCTGCTTCCCTGAACAGCCCAGTGGGGCTGGCAAGGTAGATCAGGTTTTACCCATGTTAGAGACGAAGATTCTGGAATCCAGACAAGAGCAACTTCTCCAGGCTTCCTCCACCAGGGCCACGCTGGTTACCTGGCCCCATAATCAGGAGTGGGAAGACTAAGAGAAGCCTCTGGCCCTGCCCTAGGGAATTAGGTGCTCTGGCCCTGGGTTTCCTGCACCCTGCTCCACAGCACTGCAGGCCAAGCAGCAGGAAGATGTTGAGACAGATAATTGAGCCTTTAGGGCCTCTTCCTGCCCACTGTGCCAAAGAGTGTGGGCTACAGGAGGCAGATTCTGATGGAGGATGGTTCTGAAAAGCCTGGAGACAGTGAGAGGAGCCATGCGCTGGGGGTGAGAGTGGCTCTCAGTGGATCTCTGTGCAGCTCAGAGATCTCAGACATGGGAAGAGaacccctcaccccacccctgccaacCCACATCCAGCCCTGTCCCCAGAGCTTGCTTCTGGGCAGCAGGCCCCCAGCCTAGAAGGATGTCCAAGATTGGGGGAGGTCACGGTCAAAGGACCCTCATAAGGGAACGTGGATCCAGACCCTGAAGAGACTCCCACCCCTCTGGCTGGCAGGCAAGAATGACATCTTTGGGGAGCCTGTCAGCCTCCATGCCCGGCCGGGCAAGTCCAGTGCAGACGTGCGGGCTCTGACCTACTGCGACCTGCACAAGATCCAGCGGGCAGACCTGCTAGAGGTGATGGACATGTACCCGGCCTTTGCGGACAGCTTCTGGAGTAAGCTGGAGGTCACCTTCAACCTGCGGGAAGTGAGTCAGGGCCAGGTGGGCCAGGGTGGGTGGTGGCTTTCGGCCAGCTGGTAACAGGAAATGCCCAGGCAGCCTGCTGAGGGCTTGGCCTGCCTGGCCTGAGGGCACCCATCTGACCAACCCCATTCTGCAACCTTTGCCAGAATTTCTTCTGTGCCTACCATGGCTGACATAATGCTAAGTATGAggatagctaatatttattaagcaccgtCTATGCTAAGGGTGGGGTTTCTTTTACATGACCTCCTTGCAATTggtgttattatccccattttccagatgaggaaactgaggatcagagacaGTGAATAAACTGGCGAAAGCCAttcagctagtaaatggcagagccaaaaTGTGAATTTAATTTGTCCAACTCCAAAGCCCAGGTGTTCCCACCATATTATACCAAGCTGAAAAGGATGGTGCCTGCTGTCCAGATGGTTCACAGTACCAAGCACAGGTACTGCCAAGAGGTGACAAAACTGTCTCTCTTCTCACACTCATCCCTCAGTAGAGGAGATTTtgacaactcaaaaaaaaaaaaaaaaaaaaaaaaaaaaaaacaacaacaacaataaagagCCACAAAGCAAAATAGCCAAAGTCTCAAGGGTATAAAGGAGAAGCATGTGGAGATCAAGCTTGCCAAGGAGTGTGACAACCAGGACCGGCCCTGGGAATGCCCAGAGAAAGGTATCAGGGAGGAGGGATCTGGAAccagaagaagggaagaagggaaggtgCACCTGGCCATAAAACACAGAATCCGGGCTGTTTCTCCCCTGTCGCCCCTACCCATCTGCTTCAAGGGAGGGCTCTGCTGACCTGGGCCCTGTGCCCAGCTTCCTGAGCATGGAGCTgggtgggcttttttttttttttttttttttttttttttcttgagacggattctcactctgttgccaagcaggaatgcagtggtacgatgtcagctcactgcaacctccacctcccaggttcaagtgatcctcctgcctcagcctcccgagtagctgggactacaggcacgccacacccagctaatttttgcatttttagtagagacaggggtttcaccatgttggtcaggatagtctcaatctcttgacctcatgatctgcccgcctcagccttccaaagtgcttggattccaggtgtgagccaccgcacccggtctgGGTGGACTTTCTTGCTGTGGACAGCCCTCCCCACACTATCCCCTCTGCTGCTCTCCCCTTCTCCAGTTTCTCGCCGCCACCACCTGCACAGGAGACATCTGGTAAGGACCCTGCCTTGGGGGCCCAGCCATCAGGCGGCCAGAATGCCCAGCAGCTGGGCACCAGGGCAGGAGGAGTGTGGTCTCTGCAGCCTGGGCCATCTGCGGGAAGCCACCCAGGGCATTgctgctgtgcccagctgccTGTTACTCTTTCACCTAGTTGTGACAGCACTGTGGGGTGAGGGCAGGGAAGAACAGAGGCCCCATACCAGCTTTGGTTCCTGTTACTTCCTCCTCTTGTTTCCCACAAGGCAGCTGGGGGTCTCCATTCATCCCCGCAACAGGCTCCAGGCAACCAAGACCACCAGAGTTTCTTCCTCAAAGACAACCAGTCAGGTGAGCAAAGCCAGCCCCTGCCAGTGtctgcccagccccagcccagagcccctgcccagcctcctgcccctcccatGTCCACTCCATCCTGCCTCCCCAGTGCCACCCCTGAAATGGGTAGAGGGAGGTTCCCTCTCTAGACCCAGAGCCAGAGCCTTGGCCCTGCTTCCTCCCCAGTCTCCCAGCCCTGATGGCCTATGTCCTTAGAGGCACAGTGAGGGCTCCATGGTTCAAATGCAGCTCCCAGGGGTGTGTGGAGACTAGCCAGCCCCCGAGGTTCCACACCAAGGCATCAGGGGGGCCACTGGGCTGCAGATCCCTGGGCAGTGAGAGCACCACTATAAGTCCTCACCCTGCCAGAGTTTCCCCATGAGCTGGGACCCCAGCTCCCCTCCCAGGGTTAcagcctcctgggtcctgggagCCAGAACTCCATGGGGCAGGACCTTGTGCTCCAGGGCACCCAGGTAAGGAGAGCCACTCCCCACACCCTGTGTCCCCGGGGCAGGTAGGAGGTGGGAGATGGGCTCTACTGAGAAGGGTCAGGCCTATGGAACCAGCTAGGCCCAGCTGAGACTTCCCCTTCCCTCTCGCAGATGGAGCCCCTCCCCTGAGCATCTCAGATGCATCTGCCTTCTGGCCTGAGCTGTTGCAGCAAATGCCCCCAAGGCATAGTGCTCCAGGCCCTCAGGGAGACCCACAGTGCTGGCCTCTGAAGCTGGGCTCCAGGCTAGAGCAGCTCCAGGCCCAGATGAACAGGTGAGTACACTGTGGCCAGGTCTGGGGTCTGGGCATTGGTGCCCCCTCCTGGTGGCTCAGAAGCATCATGGGGTGTCAGGTGGGTTTTAGAATGGCAAGCCATTTAGCTGCAAGTCTCCCGATACCTGTCACTAAGCACTATTCCCCAGATGACGTCCCCTAGCAAACTCTGGAACGTGCCAAGGAAGCTTCTCATGGGAGGGGCACAACTATGCGCAGAAACAAATTTCGTAGGTCCTGGGAAAGGGGGTGTGTCCAGTGGATGGCAGGGCTGTGGTGGCAGAGTGAGGGCTTAGAAGCAGAACTGTctaggttcaaattctggctcagTGCCCTACCAGCAAGAGTGTGGGCAAGTTACTGAACAGCTGTGAACCTGGTTTGCCCttttgtgaaatggggataattcAAACATCCACATCAAAGCATCTTGGGTACTAAATGCTGTATGCTTTGTGCCTGGTCATTGGTGTCAGACTCAGGGGGAATCTGGGCAGGGGCTATGGATCCCAACAGGATAATAGCTTCAGGTCAGCCCTAGGCTGCCATTCCATCTAGCAGGAACAGCTCACAGGCTACAAGATTGACGGCTGCCCTCAAGACCAGAACTGCTCTTGCCAGCCCCAACCCTGACTATGGGGTTCTCTCTGGCAGGCTGGAGTCCCGCTTGTCTTCAGACCTCAGCCGCATCTTACAGCTCCTCCAGCAGCCCATGCCCCAGGGCCATGTCAGCTACATTCTGGAAGCCTCTGCCTCCAATGACCTGGCCTTGTTTCCTATCACCTCAGAGACTCAGAGTCCAGGGCACAGGCTGCCCCAGGGCTTTCTGCCTTCTACACAGGTAAGAGGTGAGGGGATTCCCAGAGGCTTACCTGGAAGCAGCTGTGTGCTTTCCCTGACTTAGTCACAGTGTGGCATCAGTCCCAGAGCCTTGGTGGCCCCAGGGCAACCAGGGCTTCTGCTTACCTCCTTTATGATTAGCATCATGATAGGGCATCCTGGGCAAGGTGGTGGCAAAGCCCAGAATATGACTACAGAGCCTGCAGCTGGGGCCAGGGCAGCAGGACCCTGAGGTGTGGGAAGGACAGGTACAATTCTTGCCTAATCCCACCCCTGAAGTCAGGGTGGATTAACCCACAGCCTGGCCTGGGGTGCATCCCTCTTTCTTGCTCCTCCCAGACCCTGAGCTGTGGAGACTTGGATGACTGTAGTCCAAAGCACAGGAACTCCTTCCCCGGGATGCCTCACCTGGCTGTGGCAACAGACAAAAGTCTGGCACCATCCTCTGAACAGGAACAGCCTGAGGGGCTCTGGCCACCCCTGGCCTCACCTCTGCATCCCCTGGAAGTACAGGGACTCATCCGTGGTCCCCGCTTCTCCTCCCTTCCTGAACAGCTTGGCTCTGTTTCCAAGCAGCTGGAGTTCCAGAGACATGGTTCAGATCCTGGATTTGCAGGGAGTTggggccactgaactccaaaaTAAAGACACCATGAGGGTATTGAAGGTGGGCAAGGTGAGAGTTAAGGATCTTGGGGAGGCAGACAGCCTCCCAGATGGGCTTCTCCTAGAGTAGCTACAACTGCTGATCCAGGTGACCAGGATGGCATGGGTGAAGAGGCTCAGGATTTTTCCCAGCCTCCTCCGGGGCTCCATTTAGGCAGCAAGCCTGGTGGAGGGTGGAAGAGTCTCAGGTGTGGAGGCAGCTTACAGGATGGAGAGGGCAGTGAAGAAAGAGTTTCTGATCTACGTGAGTACCTTGCTCTGGGCGGCACGTGATCACCTCCCAGCTCAGAACCCTCCACCACCTCATGGCCCAGCACCAAGGCCCGGGATTGATCAGAACTCTTACCATGGAGACTCCAACCTGGCTAGAGATGGAGGTGTATTCTGTGGTAGACATGTTAGGACAGACCTCCAGCCCTGTTCTCCTGATGGTTCTGTGACATCGGGTCTCTTGAGGGCAGTGGagtgtcacacagctaataaagcgcACATTTCATGTTGGGATGGGTGTGTAACTTATTTGAAGGCCCTCAGGTCTTTGGCTGTGCGGTGGCTTTCTCCAAACCCTTCTTGTAAGGAGCTGGAGACCTACCTTCCACCATATCCAGTATGTTGGGGACCTGAAAGTGGCTCTGCTGGGCCCAGAAGCTCCTGGAGCCTGGGGCTGTTAGGCCGTGGTGAAGAGAAACAGAGGCACTGGCTTAGTGGCCCTAATGGATCATGCCAACAGCCAGCACTTCAGTAGCACTCGCCCTGGACCAGGTACTGTGCTGACAGCTCTGCAGATACTTGTTCAtctaatcctcaaaacaaccccaAGGGGTTggcattattatctccattttagagatgtgGGATCAGTAGTAGAGAGACTAAGACACTTACCCAAGCATGAGGGGGTATTCTGAGGTGCAGGCACTGTTCTGTTTCCTGATCTAGGTGCTGGTTACAGGAGTGTGTTCAGGTTGTGAAAGTGTGCTTctgtgtaaattatacctcaatttaaaaaaaaaaaagtcatggccgggcgcggtggctcaagcctgtaatcccagcactttgggaggccgaggcgggtggatcatgaggtcgagagatcgagaccattctggtcaacatggtgaaaccccgtctctactaaaaatacaaaaaactagctgggcatggtggcgcgtgcctgtaatcccagctactcaggaggctgaggcaggagaattgcctgagcccaggaggcggaggttgcggtgagccgagatcgcgccattgcactccagcctgggcaacaagagcgaaactccgtctcaaaaaaaaaaaaaaaaaaagtcagatgtaGTGGCTTATGctataatcccagggctttgggaggaggctgatacaggagaactgcttgaggccaggagttcaaggttacagtaaaccgtgattgcatcactgctctcacagcctgggcaaccaaataagacgctgtctcaaaataaaaatttttaaaagtcatgccCATACCCAACACAACAGGAAAGGAGGACATAATTTCAACCCAGATAGTCTGGCTTCAAGAGCATGTACAATTAACCACTGCTGAAAAGGGCTGCTGCCCAAAAACTACCTGGTTATTGGTTATCAGTCCTTTGCTCCTGCactctggaaaataatttaaaaaatgtatacccCCTCATACCTTTTAAGTTGACAtctgaaatattataaaatacttcaCTGATAAATTTAAATGGTGCAAAGGATGTAATGTCAACTGTCTTGTAAATACTGACACTTTATAAAACGATTCCATCCTTCATTTGTATTGACCCATTTCTATCCAAATAGCCGTGATTTGAGAGCCACCACcatccattttaaaaacacaagagGCTTTTCTTTaacatcattcttttttctctcctcataACTCCCACTTATTCCTCCCATAGTTTTATCCTACATGTAATTTATTGGTATGCTTCAAAGCCTACTATTGATCAGCCTATCATATGTTTGccacacaaatatgtatacaagccgggtgcagtggctcactcatgcctgtgatccctacactttgggaggctgaggctggaggactgcttaaggccaggaattcaagaccagcctaggcagcatagtaCAACctggtctctataaaaaaaaattttttttttttttttataactaacCAGACATTGTGatgtatacacctgtagtcccaggtactacagggcttggtgggaggcttgggtaggtgggtgggagggtcacttgaacctaggaggtcaaggctgcagtaagccgggTTCATGagactgtactccaccctgggtgacagagcaagactcagtgtcttaaaacaaaaaacaaaactaaaaaagaaaaggccaggtggttcatacctgtaatcccagtactttgggaggccgaggcgggcagatcacaaggtcagcagttgaagcccagcctggccaacatagtgaaaccccgtctctactaaaaatacaaaagaatgagctaggcatggtggcaggtgcttgtaatcccagctacttaggaggctgaggcaggagaatcacttgaacccgggagatgggggttgcagtgagctgagatggtgccactgcacccccgcccaggcaacactgtgagactctgtctcaaaaaaaaaaaaataaataagtaggtcAGGCacagggtggctcatacctataatcccagcactctgggaggccaaagtgggaggaccagttgaccccagcctggccaacatggtgaaaccttgtctctacaaaaaataaaaggaggcaggaggatcgcttgagcccaggaggtcgaggctgcaataagcAGTGCTCGTGCCCCTGCACTaccgcctgggcaacaaagcaagaccctgcctcaaaacaaatgTGTACAAATTCATTTTTTGTAACCTTAATAAGGCTTCATGGGTTACACCTATTAGTAATACAGTTGTTCAAAACAACATATATAttcaattttctaataaaaactcaaattttTTGGAACTAtctcataaaagagaaaatttcctCCCCTATTAGTTTCTATATCTGTGGatgaatatcattatttttattagaataagACAAGGTACTGtaagttttgtacttttctttcctttttaaaaattaaactttcagccaggtgtggtggctcacgcctgtaatcccagcattttgggaggccaaggcaggtggatcaggagtttttgaccagcctgatcaacatggagaaatcccatctctactaaaaatacaaaattagctggatatggtggtacatacctgtaatcccagctacttgggaggctgaggcaggagaatcacttgaacccaggaggcggaggttgcggtgagccgagatcgcaccactgcagttcagcctgggcaacaagagcaaactctgtctcaaaaaaataaataaataaacttttctctttAAAGGGGATTTcatttagctgggcttggtggtggacacctgtaatcctagctattcaggaggttgaggctggagaatcacttaaaccccgaaggtggaggttgcggtgagccaagatcatgccactgcactccagcctgggtgacagagtgagactccatctcaaaaaataaaataaataaacaaataaaagggaTTTCATGGCCaagt
This is a stretch of genomic DNA from Saimiri boliviensis isolate mSaiBol1 chromosome 17, mSaiBol1.pri, whole genome shotgun sequence. It encodes these proteins:
- the KCNH6 gene encoding LOW QUALITY PROTEIN: voltage-gated inwardly rectifying potassium channel KCNH6 (The sequence of the model RefSeq protein was modified relative to this genomic sequence to represent the inferred CDS: inserted 1 base in 1 codon), which produces MPVRRGHVAPQNTYLDTIIRKFEGQSRKFLIANAQMENCAIIYCNDGFCELFGYSRVEVMQQPCTCDFLTGPNTPSSAVSRLAQALLGAEECKVDILYYRKDASSFRCLVDVVPVKNEDGGVIMFILNFEDLAELLAKRSSRSLSQRLLSQSFLGSEGSHSRPGGPGPGTGRGKYRTISQIPQFTLNFVEFNLEKHRSSSTTEIEIIAPHKVVERTQNVTEKVTQVLSLGADVLPEYKLQAPRIHRWTILHYSPFKAVWDWLILLLVIYTAVFTPYSAAFLLSDQDESQRGACGYTCSPLTMVDLIVDIMFVVDIVINFRTTYVNNNDEVVSHPRRIAIHYFKGWFLIDMVAAIPFDLLIFRTGSDETTTLIGLLKTARLLRLVRVARKLDRYSEYGAAVLFLLMCTFALIAHWLACIWYAIGNVERPYLEHKIGWLDSLGVQLGKHYNSSDPASGPSVQDKYVTALYFTFSSLTSVGFGNVSPNTNSEKVFSICIMLIGSLMYASIFGNVSAIIQRLYSGTARYHTQMLRVKEFIRFHQIPNPLRQRLEEYFQHAWSYTNGIDMNAVSPAAPANALGGAKVPRGRGIPRALPTLSSSPTQAAPRWTGPPAFQVLKGFPECLQADICLHLHRALLQHCPAFSGASKGCLRALAVKFKTTHAPPGDTLVHLGDVLSTLYFISRGSIEILRDDVVVAILGKNDIFGEPVSLHARPGKSSADVRALTYCDLHKIQRADLLEVMDMYPAFADSFWSKLEVTFNLREAAGGLHSSPQQAPGNQDHQSFFLKDNQSEFPHELGPQLPSQGYSLLGPGSQNSMGXGPCAPGHPDGAPPLSISDASAFWPELLQQMPPRHSAPGPQGDPQCWPLKLGSRLEQLQAQMNRLESRLSSDLSRILQLLQQPMPQGHVSYILEASASNDLALFPITSETQSPGHRLPQGFLPSTQTLSCGDLDDCSPKHRNSFPGMPHLAVATDKSLAPSSEQEQPEGLWPPLASPLHPLEVQGLIRGPRFSSLPEQLGSVSKQLEFQRHGSDPGFAGSWGH